Proteins from one Leptospira perdikensis genomic window:
- a CDS encoding sensor histidine kinase → MDSLTPKLPATFVQFANQLPFAVFVFQSPINELSLDSKLIYKNQLADALVDEKTQMDHPPTLQDLFPTIKEDGFFRQILSSLQEGKSSRIVINGGTISNRQLDSKKIFSLQTSDLSSNQFSFLLEDITDEVESSQNTDKMLHFTGLQNSRLQNFAYIVSHNMRQHSTNFKSLVSLLEENPTDEEKKSIMHMLHTSADKLNETIIHLNDIVSIGQMLNKPVEVCCLEGEVQKTLNILSGFIESRNIQVFLEIEKNLKLTIIPVYLESILLNLISNAVKYVRLKTGAFLRVTAKKIENQVTLTVEDNGLGINLEKHGEKIFGMFKTFHKNEDARGIGLFITKSQVEVLGGTITVQSTEGKGSVFTVLLPDSSEDSFSI, encoded by the coding sequence ATGGATTCTCTAACCCCTAAACTACCTGCGACCTTTGTTCAATTTGCAAACCAACTCCCCTTTGCCGTTTTTGTCTTCCAGTCTCCGATAAATGAACTCAGCCTAGATAGTAAACTCATCTACAAAAACCAACTTGCGGACGCACTTGTCGATGAGAAAACCCAAATGGATCATCCTCCCACCCTACAGGACTTGTTTCCAACAATCAAAGAAGACGGTTTTTTCCGCCAAATCCTCTCTTCACTCCAAGAGGGGAAATCGTCTCGTATTGTAATCAACGGTGGCACAATTTCGAACAGACAATTAGATAGTAAAAAAATCTTTTCACTCCAAACCTCAGATCTATCCTCTAATCAGTTTTCTTTTCTTTTAGAGGATATCACAGATGAAGTTGAGTCCTCACAAAACACGGACAAGATGTTACATTTTACAGGACTTCAGAACAGCCGCTTACAAAACTTTGCCTATATAGTTTCCCATAACATGCGCCAACATTCGACTAACTTTAAATCTCTCGTTAGTTTATTAGAAGAAAATCCTACCGACGAAGAAAAAAAAAGTATCATGCATATGTTACATACTTCTGCGGATAAACTGAACGAAACAATCATCCATTTAAACGATATTGTTTCCATCGGACAGATGTTAAACAAACCTGTGGAGGTTTGTTGTTTGGAAGGTGAAGTTCAAAAAACTTTAAACATCCTGAGTGGGTTTATCGAATCAAGAAACATTCAAGTATTTTTAGAAATAGAAAAAAACTTAAAACTGACAATCATTCCTGTATATTTAGAAAGTATTCTACTCAACCTAATCTCCAATGCAGTGAAGTATGTACGTTTAAAAACGGGTGCTTTCCTTCGTGTCACGGCGAAAAAAATAGAAAACCAAGTGACACTGACAGTGGAGGACAATGGTCTCGGAATCAATTTGGAAAAACATGGCGAAAAAATCTTTGGTATGTTTAAAACCTTTCATAAAAACGAAGATGCAAGGGGTATTGGACTTTTTATTACAAAATCCCAAGTAGAGGTCCTCGGAGGAACCATTACCGTTCAAAGCACGGAGGGAAAAGGATCCGTGTTTACCGTCTTACTTCCTGACAGTTCCGAAGACTCCTTCTCTATCTAG
- the sucD gene encoding succinate--CoA ligase subunit alpha, with amino-acid sequence MTVLVDANTRVVVQGITGKEGSFHATQMLEYGTKVVAGVTPGKGGQIWTSEFGKTAPVRNTIKDAMIQDGANAAVIFVPPPFAADAILEGIFAEIPLVVCITEGIPTHDMLKVYSVLRNSKTKLVGPNCPGVINPLHKVKMGIMPGFIHTPGKIGIVSRSGTLTYESVASLTAAGLGQSTCIGIGGDPVPGMNHVEAVRLLNEDPDTEGIVMIGEIGGTSEEEAAAYIKAHVKKPVVGFIAGQTAPPGKRMGHAGAIISGGMGTATSKIAAMQDAGVSICAHIGEVGDKMKAALKK; translated from the coding sequence ATGACTGTATTAGTTGATGCAAACACAAGAGTAGTCGTCCAAGGGATCACCGGTAAGGAAGGATCCTTTCATGCGACTCAAATGTTAGAATATGGTACAAAAGTAGTTGCTGGTGTGACTCCAGGCAAAGGTGGACAAATCTGGACTTCCGAGTTTGGAAAAACAGCTCCGGTTCGTAACACAATCAAAGATGCAATGATCCAAGATGGTGCAAACGCTGCCGTGATTTTTGTTCCACCTCCATTTGCAGCAGATGCCATTTTGGAAGGAATCTTTGCGGAGATCCCACTTGTGGTTTGTATCACAGAAGGAATCCCAACTCACGATATGCTAAAAGTATATAGTGTACTTCGTAATTCCAAAACGAAACTCGTAGGACCAAACTGCCCAGGTGTCATCAACCCTCTTCACAAAGTAAAAATGGGAATTATGCCAGGTTTCATCCACACTCCGGGAAAAATCGGAATCGTTTCTCGATCCGGAACTTTGACTTACGAATCGGTTGCATCTCTCACTGCGGCAGGCCTTGGCCAGTCCACTTGTATTGGAATCGGGGGAGATCCAGTTCCTGGTATGAACCACGTAGAAGCGGTTCGTCTTCTCAATGAAGATCCAGACACAGAAGGAATTGTAATGATTGGTGAGATTGGTGGAACTTCGGAAGAAGAAGCTGCGGCTTACATCAAAGCTCATGTCAAAAAACCAGTAGTTGGTTTCATTGCAGGACAAACAGCTCCTCCTGGAAAACGTATGGGCCATGCCGGTGCGATCATTTCCGGGGGAATGGGAACTGCCACTTCTAAAATTGCTGCAATGCAAGATGCTGGTGTCAGCATTTGCGCGCATATTGGCGAAGTTGGTGATAAAATGAAGGCTGCCCTTAAAAAATAA
- a CDS encoding TolC family protein, which produces MEQRSWVSSTLILLVSVGLLAAESGDKGFTLSLQDAVKYAIENNREVMQARLELAKADSNLMKFEGKYSWRALSKAELDQKKFPFNQNNIFTGTKTQTTTYSAGLEKLFTTGTYFKLEAKSQRFDSNAFENPNQTPAGFTALGLPPLYTDTLSVTIAQDLLKNAFGANERNMEKILENQTEIMREQMEDQVASKVVATLVDYWNYSVKESGHQTFEQLLKNTKNVRDLTIRKQGLGLSESFEVNQWNALLSQVEGQMAQAVAEKEEARRKLIRSLNLPEDTVFQKTTPLSETLPTKLDYQADIDYAYKHRADFKAIVRKKENAELSMRTAKNEALPSLKAAGTYGYQAQNTISPQNNYADKGAGVFSYQYPVMQGSLDLSYPIMDKGVKAGIRDAEIQKRQVSLEEADLTKAVSDDVKTRIDILKASFQVMENAKRTEEESKKYYNGVLRSFQQGRFNALAVKNALDTHVQDQLSLVRAKVDYNINLHRYYVAKNALFEEYGVDRSKLLPENL; this is translated from the coding sequence ATGGAACAACGTTCATGGGTTTCAAGTACATTGATTCTCCTCGTTTCCGTGGGCCTTTTGGCTGCGGAATCTGGAGATAAGGGATTTACACTTAGCTTACAAGACGCAGTCAAGTATGCCATTGAAAACAATCGCGAGGTCATGCAGGCCCGCCTGGAGCTCGCAAAAGCAGACTCGAACCTCATGAAGTTTGAGGGAAAGTATTCTTGGCGCGCTTTATCCAAAGCGGAATTGGATCAAAAAAAATTCCCATTTAACCAAAACAATATCTTCACGGGAACCAAAACCCAAACCACGACTTACAGTGCTGGTTTAGAAAAACTATTCACAACTGGAACTTACTTCAAATTAGAAGCGAAGTCACAACGTTTTGACTCGAATGCTTTTGAAAATCCAAATCAAACCCCAGCTGGGTTTACAGCTCTTGGACTTCCTCCATTATATACAGATACCCTTTCTGTAACCATAGCCCAGGATTTACTAAAAAATGCCTTTGGTGCTAACGAAAGGAATATGGAAAAAATCCTGGAAAACCAGACAGAAATCATGCGAGAGCAAATGGAAGACCAAGTCGCAAGCAAAGTGGTTGCCACTCTTGTTGACTATTGGAATTACTCTGTAAAAGAATCTGGGCACCAAACATTCGAACAACTTTTAAAAAACACAAAAAATGTTCGCGACCTAACCATTCGTAAACAAGGACTCGGACTTTCTGAAAGTTTTGAAGTCAACCAATGGAATGCCCTTCTCTCCCAAGTGGAAGGACAGATGGCTCAGGCCGTTGCAGAAAAAGAAGAAGCACGAAGAAAACTCATTCGTTCTTTAAACCTACCAGAAGATACCGTTTTCCAAAAAACAACTCCTCTTTCGGAAACCCTTCCTACAAAACTCGATTACCAAGCGGATATCGACTATGCTTACAAACATAGAGCTGACTTTAAAGCCATTGTTCGTAAAAAAGAAAATGCAGAACTCTCAATGAGAACTGCGAAAAACGAAGCACTTCCCTCTCTGAAAGCAGCGGGAACTTATGGTTACCAAGCACAAAATACCATCAGCCCTCAAAACAATTATGCAGACAAAGGTGCGGGAGTTTTTTCTTACCAATACCCTGTGATGCAAGGTTCCCTTGACCTAAGTTACCCAATTATGGACAAAGGTGTGAAGGCAGGAATCCGTGATGCGGAAATCCAAAAACGCCAAGTTTCTTTAGAGGAAGCTGATCTTACAAAAGCAGTCTCTGATGATGTCAAAACAAGAATCGATATTCTAAAAGCATCTTTCCAAGTGATGGAAAATGCAAAACGAACAGAAGAAGAATCTAAAAAGTATTACAATGGGGTTTTACGATCGTTCCAACAAGGACGGTTCAATGCACTAGCAGTCAAAAACGCTTTGGACACTCATGTGCAAGACCAATTGTCACTTGTTCGTGCTAAAGTTGATTACAACATCAATTTACATAGATATTATGTGGCTAAGAATGCTTTGTTTGAAGAATACGGAGTGGACAGGTCCAAACTCCTACCTGAAAATCTCTAA
- the sucC gene encoding ADP-forming succinate--CoA ligase subunit beta, translated as MKVHEYQAKEILRRHNANVPFGKVIDIVGDFEKAYSEVVQKSPVVVVKAQIHAGGRGKGGGVKVAKTKEDAKAAAERILGMQLITPQTGEEGKKVLKIYLEQGLEIAKEYYLSILLDRAFRKTIIMASTEGGMEIEEVAETHPEKIIKIQIDPGIGIQGSQVRELAFALGIPAEAQKSFTALVNSVYNAYIKEDAALLEINPLILTKQNEIVAGDCKMDLDENALYRHPENEALRDISEEDPYEVKAKEYNLNYVKLDGNIGCMVNGAGLAMATMDIVKLAGAEPANFLDVGGGANPTTVENGFRLILSDPNVKGIFVNVFGGIVRCDRVAVGIIEATKKVNVSVPVVVRLKGTNAEEGKKILNESGMNIVGVEGLRDAADKIVSLIKK; from the coding sequence ATGAAAGTCCACGAATACCAGGCCAAAGAAATCCTACGTAGACACAATGCCAACGTTCCCTTCGGAAAGGTCATCGACATAGTCGGTGATTTCGAAAAGGCATATAGCGAAGTTGTCCAAAAATCACCCGTAGTGGTGGTAAAAGCCCAAATCCACGCTGGTGGACGAGGAAAAGGTGGCGGTGTCAAAGTTGCCAAAACCAAAGAAGACGCCAAAGCGGCAGCTGAGAGAATTCTCGGAATGCAACTCATCACCCCTCAAACCGGTGAAGAAGGAAAAAAAGTTCTGAAAATTTATTTGGAACAAGGTCTTGAAATCGCAAAGGAATACTACCTTTCCATCCTACTCGATCGTGCTTTCCGCAAAACCATCATTATGGCTTCTACCGAAGGTGGAATGGAAATCGAAGAAGTTGCAGAGACTCACCCAGAAAAAATCATCAAAATTCAAATTGATCCAGGTATCGGTATCCAAGGTTCTCAAGTGCGTGAACTCGCATTTGCTCTAGGAATCCCGGCTGAAGCACAAAAGTCCTTCACGGCTCTAGTGAACTCAGTTTACAATGCATACATAAAAGAGGATGCGGCGCTCCTCGAGATCAACCCCCTCATCCTGACCAAACAAAACGAAATCGTAGCAGGTGACTGCAAGATGGACCTGGATGAAAACGCTCTTTACCGCCATCCAGAAAACGAAGCTCTTCGTGATATTTCCGAAGAAGATCCGTATGAAGTAAAAGCAAAAGAATACAACCTCAACTACGTTAAGTTAGATGGAAACATCGGTTGTATGGTAAATGGTGCCGGTCTTGCGATGGCAACTATGGACATCGTTAAGCTCGCTGGTGCAGAACCTGCAAACTTTTTGGACGTCGGAGGTGGAGCGAACCCTACTACAGTAGAAAATGGTTTTAGACTCATCCTCTCAGATCCAAACGTAAAAGGAATCTTTGTAAACGTGTTTGGTGGAATCGTTCGTTGTGACCGAGTTGCAGTTGGTATTATCGAAGCAACAAAAAAGGTAAACGTATCCGTTCCAGTAGTGGTTCGTTTGAAAGGAACCAATGCGGAAGAAGGAAAAAAAATCCTGAACGAATCCGGTATGAACATTGTGGGAGTGGAAGGACTCCGTGACGCGGCAGACAAAATCGTCTCCCTAATCAAAAAATAG